The Shewanella japonica genome has a window encoding:
- a CDS encoding heme/hemin ABC transporter substrate-binding protein, with product MLKQQTRQSKTFLFASLMALSGAIFSSATMAEQRVVSAGAGITELVIALEGSNELVGVDSTSQVPEELTSVAKLGYHRMLSAEGILALSPTLLLGSDAMGPKNTLEVLAGANVEVVLLPNANTKEQLLQNVEKMGQLLERETQAAALTEQIQQSFAEIDAKKHTIAKQGDAPKVLFLLLQPDRPARVGGDDTAADIIINLAGGNNIAGFSGYKSVSQEGILALQPDVILISNRSEEVAEDPAETLLAQMPLLAHTPAGEHKLIKNLSAKALLGGLGISAVEAADQLASDFIEIQQR from the coding sequence ATGCTCAAGCAACAAACACGTCAATCTAAAACCTTTTTATTCGCCAGCTTAATGGCACTTTCTGGGGCTATTTTTAGCTCAGCAACCATGGCTGAACAGCGCGTTGTCAGCGCAGGTGCTGGTATCACTGAGTTAGTGATTGCCTTGGAGGGGAGTAACGAGTTAGTTGGTGTCGATTCGACTAGTCAAGTCCCTGAAGAACTCACCTCAGTTGCAAAACTTGGCTACCATAGAATGCTGTCGGCAGAGGGTATTTTAGCGTTATCACCAACGTTATTATTGGGCTCTGATGCTATGGGACCTAAAAATACCTTAGAGGTTTTAGCTGGCGCCAATGTTGAAGTGGTATTGCTACCTAATGCCAATACTAAAGAACAACTCCTGCAAAATGTTGAAAAAATGGGGCAGCTACTAGAAAGAGAAACTCAAGCGGCAGCACTCACAGAGCAAATTCAACAGTCTTTTGCAGAAATTGATGCTAAAAAACACACCATCGCCAAACAAGGTGATGCCCCTAAAGTCCTTTTCCTACTGCTACAACCTGACCGTCCAGCGCGTGTTGGCGGCGACGACACTGCTGCAGATATCATTATTAACCTTGCTGGCGGCAATAATATAGCGGGTTTCTCAGGTTATAAGAGCGTTTCTCAAGAAGGTATTTTAGCCCTGCAACCTGATGTCATTCTGATTTCAAACCGCAGCGAAGAAGTGGCAGAAGATCCTGCAGAAACGCTATTAGCCCAAATGCCATTACTTGCTCATACCCCAGCAGGCGAACATAAGCTGATTAAAAACTTGTCAGCTAAAGCATTGCTCGGCGGATTGGGGATCAGTGCTGTCGAAGCTGCCGATCAGCTTGCCAGTGACTTTATTGAGATCCAACAGCGCTAA
- a CDS encoding FecCD family ABC transporter permease has protein sequence MENQRWLWPCLLTALVITSLLSVSIGPLQISPSTSFNAMVNWATGQELAAVAPHEQLVINNVRLPRTLLALAVGATLAQCGAVMQGLFRNPLADPGIIGVSSGAALGAAICIVLFPQGGEYLVAFSAFFAGLITTLIVYRLASSPSGTSVVLLLLSGVAVAALAGAGIGVLTYMANDMALRDLTLWQMGSVAGAQWHYVVLSLIALALISWQFNKSAKALNALLLGEAEARHLGLDVDKLKLKLIVLCAIGVGIAVAATGIIGFIGLVVPHLVRMMIGPDHRLLLPLSAMLGAAILVVADIGARSIVAPSELPVGLVTALLGAPFFIILLLKQRNKLV, from the coding sequence ATGGAAAATCAACGTTGGCTTTGGCCCTGTTTACTCACCGCTTTGGTGATAACAAGCCTGTTGTCTGTCAGCATCGGACCATTACAAATTAGCCCTTCCACCAGCTTCAATGCCATGGTGAATTGGGCAACTGGACAAGAATTAGCTGCGGTTGCTCCCCACGAGCAACTGGTGATTAATAACGTCCGTTTACCCCGTACTCTTTTAGCTCTAGCTGTAGGCGCAACATTAGCCCAGTGCGGCGCTGTCATGCAGGGATTATTCCGCAATCCACTGGCGGATCCTGGCATTATTGGTGTGTCCTCAGGAGCAGCACTTGGTGCAGCAATTTGTATTGTGTTATTCCCCCAAGGTGGCGAATACCTTGTGGCTTTTAGCGCCTTTTTCGCTGGGCTTATCACCACCTTGATTGTATACCGTTTAGCATCGAGTCCAAGCGGTACCTCTGTTGTGCTACTGCTGCTTTCAGGTGTTGCCGTAGCCGCACTTGCAGGTGCTGGTATCGGGGTGCTGACCTATATGGCCAACGATATGGCATTACGTGACTTAACCTTATGGCAAATGGGCTCGGTCGCGGGAGCACAATGGCATTATGTTGTACTGAGCTTAATCGCCCTAGCCTTAATCAGTTGGCAATTTAATAAAAGTGCTAAGGCATTAAATGCATTACTGCTAGGCGAAGCAGAAGCAAGGCACCTTGGCCTTGATGTTGATAAGCTCAAACTCAAGTTAATTGTTTTGTGTGCTATTGGCGTCGGTATTGCTGTTGCAGCTACTGGGATTATTGGCTTTATCGGTCTTGTTGTTCCGCATTTAGTGAGAATGATGATAGGGCCAGATCACCGCTTATTATTGCCTTTAAGCGCGATGTTAGGTGCTGCAATATTGGTGGTTGCTGACATAGGCGCACGCTCTATTGTTGCACCATCTGAGCTACCCGTTGGCCTTGTCACGGCACTGTTAGGTGCGCCTTTCTTTATTATTCTATTACTCAAACAGCGCAATAAGTTGGTGTAA
- a CDS encoding ExbD/TolR family protein yields MIGSEQGIGSSAQSSIGIDLTPLIDIIFIVLVFLLLTANTQLLTLPVDVPTETKSELVGLSQEEHLSVNIMDEAPHWALDGQTFDQFDQFEAAFISAFNASPDLNVVVAADKNAPVQPLMTVLALLQRQQISNTQILMEP; encoded by the coding sequence ATGATTGGCTCTGAACAAGGCATAGGATCGTCGGCTCAAAGTAGCATTGGCATCGATCTTACGCCGCTTATCGACATCATCTTTATCGTATTGGTGTTTCTGCTACTGACAGCCAATACCCAGTTACTGACGTTACCAGTGGATGTCCCCACTGAAACCAAGTCAGAACTGGTGGGCTTATCTCAGGAAGAACACCTTTCAGTCAACATCATGGATGAAGCACCACATTGGGCACTCGACGGACAAACGTTTGACCAATTTGACCAGTTTGAAGCAGCCTTTATTAGTGCGTTTAATGCTTCACCTGATCTCAATGTGGTGGTTGCTGCAGATAAAAATGCGCCAGTACAACCATTGATGACCGTACTTGCTTTATTACAAAGACAGCAAATCAGTAATACCCAAATTTTAATGGAACCCTAA
- the hutW gene encoding heme anaerobic degradation radical SAM methyltransferase ChuW/HutW, translated as MILTSSMTGIASPDPLQHAFKVKSAPHAGRSGSRPIKVDEQLWQQWWQTETTADKRALYIHIPFCRKRCSFCNFFENGAKPERISHYMEVLCQQLTLASQTKLAQSQPFDTVYVGGGTPTDITAEEIAKLGQAIQRFPLADNAEVTLEGRLNGFDDAKFNNALDNGFNRFSFGVQSFDTAVRKAAGRFDDKETLLKRLQQLSQHPSASIVIDLIFGLPGQTMDIWQQDIQAAIDCGAHGVDLYQLIGLAGNRIDKASEKGKVLGTETSEFQADSQTRASMYAYGANALESQQWQRLSSCHWRRDDRERSVYNSLAKSGIEILPFGAGGGGSIHGHGMMNARDLSEWHQAQVVTEDAELSSQTRLPAQVPGMALSPNPSAAFDAIFKRGLDSGTLSFDGMETDVVIHLQPLFEAWQQNGLATIDDTCLKLTLAGRFWNVNMQTGLFEYLAKNPMNAEAQLAS; from the coding sequence ATGATCTTAACTTCTTCCATGACAGGCATTGCAAGCCCAGACCCTTTGCAACATGCATTTAAAGTCAAAAGCGCTCCCCATGCAGGTCGAAGTGGCAGCCGTCCAATTAAAGTTGATGAACAGCTTTGGCAACAATGGTGGCAAACGGAAACAACTGCAGATAAACGTGCTTTATATATTCATATTCCATTTTGTCGTAAGCGTTGTAGCTTCTGTAATTTCTTTGAAAATGGCGCTAAACCTGAGCGCATTAGCCACTACATGGAAGTATTGTGTCAGCAGTTAACACTCGCCTCGCAAACAAAGCTGGCACAAAGTCAGCCCTTTGACACGGTTTACGTCGGTGGTGGTACACCGACTGATATTACCGCTGAGGAAATTGCCAAGTTAGGCCAAGCTATTCAACGATTTCCATTAGCTGATAATGCAGAAGTCACCCTAGAAGGCCGCCTAAATGGTTTTGATGACGCTAAGTTTAACAATGCGCTAGATAACGGTTTTAATCGTTTTTCATTTGGTGTTCAAAGCTTTGATACTGCTGTACGCAAAGCAGCAGGTCGTTTTGATGATAAAGAGACTTTGCTTAAGCGATTACAACAACTTAGCCAACATCCAAGCGCCAGTATTGTCATCGACTTGATCTTTGGTTTGCCAGGGCAAACCATGGATATTTGGCAACAAGATATTCAAGCTGCAATTGACTGTGGAGCCCATGGCGTCGATTTATATCAGTTAATTGGCTTAGCGGGTAACCGTATCGATAAAGCCAGCGAAAAAGGCAAAGTATTAGGTACTGAAACCAGTGAATTTCAGGCCGATAGCCAAACCCGTGCCAGCATGTATGCCTATGGCGCTAATGCACTAGAAAGCCAGCAATGGCAAAGATTATCTAGTTGTCATTGGCGCAGAGATGACCGTGAGCGCAGTGTGTATAACTCACTCGCTAAAAGCGGTATCGAAATTTTGCCTTTTGGTGCTGGCGGCGGCGGTAGCATTCATGGTCATGGCATGATGAATGCCAGAGATTTAAGTGAGTGGCACCAAGCACAAGTTGTCACTGAAGATGCAGAGTTGAGCAGCCAGACACGATTGCCAGCACAAGTACCAGGCATGGCGCTCAGTCCAAATCCATCTGCCGCATTTGATGCTATTTTTAAACGTGGCTTAGACTCAGGCACATTATCATTCGATGGGATGGAAACCGATGTTGTTATTCATTTGCAGCCATTGTTTGAAGCATGGCAGCAAAATGGACTCGCAACGATAGATGACACTTGCTTGAAACTCACGCTTGCAGGCCGTTTTTGGAACGTGAATATGCAAACGGGTTTATTTGAGTATTTAGCTAAAAACCCAATGAATGCAGAAGCACAGTTAGCAAGCTAA
- a CDS encoding heme ABC transporter ATP-binding protein — MMRNLELKSMLKTHKSAPALSGLELAGADTNNTPLTQHKSKPDAFSHSAVQASQSVINIRDLSVHIGKKAVLTDINLDIMPGQVTALLGPNGAGKSTLLKSLCQEVALTSGEITLQNKPLAKWDRAELAKSLAVLPQHASLTFPFKVHEVVQMGLYPLTLNQQQGAELVDKQLEQVALSALKYRSYPTLSGGEKQRVQLARVLTQLAQAPSHPILFLDEPTSALDLAQQHRVLELAQSLAREQNYCVIVVLHDLNQACRYADRLVVLEQGEVVSDGAPYEALTAEVIEKVWHYKPTLVIDPKSNLPLIF; from the coding sequence ATGATGAGAAATCTAGAATTAAAATCCATGCTTAAAACACATAAATCTGCGCCTGCATTATCAGGATTAGAATTGGCTGGCGCTGATACCAACAACACGCCATTGACTCAACATAAGTCAAAGCCCGATGCATTCAGTCACTCTGCAGTGCAAGCCTCACAATCGGTTATTAATATCAGAGATTTATCTGTTCATATTGGCAAAAAAGCCGTGTTAACAGATATCAATCTAGACATTATGCCCGGCCAAGTGACGGCACTGCTTGGCCCAAATGGTGCGGGTAAGTCCACGCTGTTGAAAAGCCTTTGCCAAGAAGTAGCATTAACCTCTGGTGAGATCACTTTACAAAACAAACCACTCGCCAAGTGGGATCGTGCAGAGCTAGCGAAATCCCTTGCCGTATTACCACAACATGCGTCACTCACGTTTCCATTTAAAGTACACGAAGTGGTGCAGATGGGGTTATACCCATTAACCCTTAATCAGCAACAAGGCGCTGAATTGGTGGATAAACAATTAGAACAAGTGGCACTGTCTGCATTGAAATATCGCAGCTATCCAACGCTTTCAGGTGGTGAAAAACAACGTGTGCAATTAGCGCGAGTGTTAACCCAACTTGCTCAGGCACCGAGTCACCCAATTTTGTTTCTTGATGAGCCCACATCCGCATTGGATTTAGCTCAACAGCATCGCGTCCTAGAACTCGCTCAAAGCTTGGCTCGTGAGCAAAACTATTGCGTTATTGTGGTATTACATGACCTCAATCAAGCTTGCCGTTATGCCGACAGATTAGTGGTACTTGAACAAGGTGAAGTGGTCAGTGATGGCGCACCTTATGAAGCGCTAACCGCTGAAGTGATCGAGAAAGTTTGGCACTACAAGCCCACCTTAGTTATCGATCCTAAAAGCAACCTTCCACTTATTTTTTAA
- a CDS encoding ABC transporter ATP-binding protein, producing MQQPHPQLNWAWLKQKILAHKRQLFQANMIAVAATLLSLPIPMLMPFLVDEVLLEKPGWLLNTLHPILPDSMHSAGVYIVIVLVAVIVLRLLTMVTQVIQAREFTKIAKRISLDVRERMLMQLPNMQISAFDKYGSAGLASRCITDVDTLERFVSDTLSRLIISVLTIVAIASVLLWLNWQLGLMIILLNPLVIYFSSRFAEHVKTLRRKENAATEAFQQALVDTIDATRELRLAQQEKHYYQRVFGLASNLSQHAIANQWKTDALNKLSFTTFLLGFECFRAMAIFMVLVSDLSVGQIFAIFSYLWYLMGPIQELLNIQYARFGAQASMERLNQLLALDTETAEVETQQPKQVTQPQRLTETSAQQAMGLTIEFDNVSFGFAETPNLFHQLNLHIAANESVALLAMSGGGKSTLVNLLLGFYPAQSGNILINGQTIDDFGINALRRRVGYVPQHPKLIAGTLRENLTFGADVSDSTLWQALEKAELSTTIASWSEGLDTDLGRSDTRLSGGQLQRLAIARMWISAPDLVILDEATSALDAATEAKVLQNLHAFLQNRSCIIIAHRLNNLDLADRILVLDDGQIVQSGNQTQLKQEAGLFKQLFATT from the coding sequence TTGCAACAACCTCATCCACAGCTTAATTGGGCTTGGTTAAAACAGAAGATTCTTGCTCATAAACGGCAACTATTTCAGGCAAATATGATAGCCGTTGCCGCCACGTTATTAAGCTTACCTATCCCAATGCTAATGCCATTTCTAGTAGACGAAGTGTTGCTAGAAAAACCAGGTTGGCTATTAAACACCTTGCACCCAATTTTGCCTGACAGTATGCACAGTGCTGGCGTGTATATTGTTATTGTTTTAGTGGCTGTGATTGTGCTGCGGTTACTGACGATGGTGACACAAGTTATCCAAGCCAGAGAGTTCACCAAAATCGCCAAACGCATCAGTTTAGATGTGCGTGAGCGCATGCTAATGCAATTACCTAATATGCAAATAAGCGCGTTTGATAAATACGGTAGTGCGGGGTTGGCATCTCGCTGTATTACTGATGTTGATACTCTTGAGCGCTTTGTCAGTGACACTTTGTCACGGCTGATCATCAGCGTATTGACTATCGTCGCCATTGCCAGTGTCTTGCTATGGCTCAACTGGCAATTGGGTTTGATGATCATTTTGCTCAATCCATTGGTTATCTACTTCTCTTCTCGATTTGCTGAACACGTCAAAACATTACGTCGTAAAGAAAACGCAGCAACTGAGGCATTTCAACAAGCCCTCGTCGATACCATTGATGCCACACGTGAGCTACGGTTAGCACAGCAAGAAAAGCACTATTATCAACGTGTATTTGGCTTAGCCTCCAATTTAAGCCAGCATGCCATTGCCAACCAATGGAAAACAGATGCGCTCAATAAACTCAGCTTCACTACTTTCTTGCTGGGATTTGAATGCTTTCGTGCGATGGCCATCTTTATGGTGTTGGTTTCAGATTTATCCGTCGGCCAAATTTTTGCCATCTTCAGTTACCTTTGGTATTTGATGGGACCCATTCAAGAGTTATTGAACATTCAATATGCTCGATTTGGCGCACAAGCCTCGATGGAACGACTCAATCAGTTATTAGCGTTAGACACTGAAACCGCAGAAGTGGAAACACAACAGCCAAAACAAGTGACTCAACCACAACGACTTACTGAAACATCAGCACAACAAGCCATGGGCTTAACCATTGAGTTTGATAATGTCAGCTTTGGTTTTGCCGAAACACCAAACTTGTTCCACCAGCTTAACTTACATATAGCTGCCAATGAATCCGTTGCCTTACTAGCAATGAGTGGCGGCGGTAAATCAACCTTAGTCAATTTACTGCTCGGCTTTTACCCTGCTCAATCAGGGAACATCTTAATAAACGGTCAGACTATCGATGACTTTGGTATCAACGCATTAAGGCGTCGAGTCGGTTACGTGCCGCAACACCCTAAGCTTATCGCTGGCACATTACGTGAAAACCTGACTTTCGGCGCTGATGTAAGTGATTCAACACTATGGCAAGCCCTTGAAAAAGCGGAATTATCAACCACTATAGCCAGTTGGTCAGAAGGGTTAGATACAGACTTAGGTCGCAGCGACACACGATTATCAGGCGGGCAACTGCAACGTCTCGCGATTGCCAGAATGTGGATCTCAGCACCTGATTTAGTCATTTTAGATGAGGCGACTTCAGCCCTTGACGCCGCAACAGAAGCCAAAGTACTGCAAAACTTACACGCATTTTTGCAAAACCGTAGCTGCATTATTATTGCCCATCGACTGAATAACCTAGATTTAGCCGATCGAATTCTGGTGTTAGATGACGGCCAAATTGTGCAGTCAGGTAACCAGACGCAGCTCAAACAAGAGGCGGGATTGTTTAAGCAATTGTTTGCCACGACTTAG